A single region of the Candidatus Poribacteria bacterium genome encodes:
- a CDS encoding DUF433 domain-containing protein, with product MDVRDYFDFIDETSIRIKGHRVYIDEVLEERLQGKEPEEILCCFPKLPLEKIYATLLYYEANKTEVEAYLKRVKQEQKRLDQEWRQVQGPTLVLVEDRERLRKEREKRIAAGEFDPLWDEPA from the coding sequence ATGGACGTGCGAGACTATTTCGACTTTATTGATGAAACCAGCATCCGCATCAAAGGGCATCGCGTTTATATTGATGAAGTATTAGAAGAGCGTTTACAAGGCAAAGAACCGGAAGAAATTCTGTGTTGTTTTCCAAAACTGCCCTTAGAAAAAATCTATGCTACGCTTCTTTACTATGAGGCGAACAAAACAGAGGTGGAAGCTTACCTAAAACGAGTGAAACAAGAACAAAAAAGATTAGATCAGGAGTGGCGGCAAGTGCAGGGACCAACGTTAGTGCTCGTTGAAGATAGGGAACGCCTGCGAAAAGAGCGAGAAAAACGGATTGCTGCAGGAGAGTTCGACCCACTCTGGGATGAACCGGCATGA